Below is a genomic region from Desulfovibrio ferrophilus.
AATATCAGCAGAATTGCTTGTATCGAAGTTCTCACTACAGACACCCGTTATTCAAGAGCCGGATTACAATGTGGTTGCCGTTAGAAAAACAGGAAAAGAGACAATAAAAATAAAGATTGGCGAAGCCTTTGACAGAGAAAACAAGAAAATCCTTTTACGCATGGACGTTTTAGGTGATTTAGAAGTGATTTTTGGAGGAGAAATCATCATGGAAAGAATAGATGAAAATTAAAATGGGGAATCCCGTTTTCACGGGACCGGGTGCAGGGTTGCAACGCCATCATTCTTTTAGGCGGCAACCGAACATCACGGATGTTCCCCGTTCGGGCTAGGCCCCCTTCCCCTGGGCGATGCTCCGCCCAACAGTTCCACTACCCCACCCCACTGCCTTTTAGTCCACCAAATCAATCCCATATTTTTGTCCGTCCGGATCTCGCTCGATGCCGACAAAAATGGGTGCTGGAATTTGTCTTGGCCAGGTGGCCCTGGGCCAGGACAAAACCGAAGACGTTTCCCCGCCCGTGATCCGTTCCGGCTCCCTCCCCAGGCCAGGGGGGATTTATCCCCCGTGACCCCCTTGTATCGTGTTCCGGTGGGCGCTTCGCCGCCCCCACGGCTTTGAAGCCTACCGGCCTTTTTCTTCATGGCAGCCGTGCCCGTCCTTCGCCCGGCTTCGCCGCTCCGATCCTCCTTCTCCCGGTCAACCGGCTAATCCTGTGTCTGTCCTGTCATTCCCTTGCAGTTGCTTTCGGGCTTCGCCCTGCATCCGCGTGCCAGTGCTCGGCAAGCTGCGCCTGTCACTGTCGGATGCCGCCCGCAAGGTCACGCCATGACCGCCCCAGGGCCGGTGCCGGTGTCGCTCTATGGAGCTCTATTTCTTTGGCGGCGGGGGGCCTGCCTTCTTGTGAAGGCCCCCCGCACGGCCAAAGAAACGTGGGGGATGCAAAACTCACAAGCAAGGGGAAAATCAAATGCTGACCAGAGAAGAACGCAAAGCCCTCGGACTCAAAACAGACAAGCCCAAGACCAAGGAGGACTAAATCATGGCTACCAAGCAGAAACTCAGCGTCTATGAGCTCGTTACCAATCGTATTCTTTCCATCATGGAAGAAAACAAAGAACTCCCGTGGCACAAGCCCTGGGCTGGTGGTTCTGCTGGCCGTCCCATGAGCTTTCACAGCCAAAAAGCATACCGAGGCGTGAACGTGTTTCTTCTGACCGCGTGCGGGTTCGCTTCCCCCTACTGGCTCACCTTCAAGCAGACACAAGCGCGAGGCGGAAACGTCATGAAGGGCCAGAAAGGTTGCCCCGTTGTCTTCTTCAAGTGGTTCAAGACCAGGGACCGCGAAACCGGCCTTGAAAAAGAAATTCCCATGTTGCGCTATTACACCGTCTTTAACGCTGAACAGATTGAAGGAATCGACTTTCCTTCTACCGAAGAAAAGGAGCAGACCCCCGACTTTACCCCCATTGATACCGCGCAACAGATCATTGATGCCATGCCTTGCCGCCCTGAGATCACCCACATGGAAGCCAGTGCTAGTTACTCCTCTACTTGGGACCGCGTGAACCTCCCCAAGCCCGAACTTTTTGAGTCTGAAACCGAATACTATTGCACGGCCTTCCATGAGCTCGTTCATAGCACGGGCCATGAAACCCGTCTGAATCGTGTTGAGGGTATGAACAGCGAATATGGAGATCACAGCTACAGCAAAGAAGAACTCACCGCCGAAATGGGTGCTGCGATGCTTTGCGCAGAGGCCGGAATCCTCATGCACACCGAAAAGAACAGCGCCGCCTATCTCAAGGGATGGTCGCGCAAACTCCGCAACAATCCGCGCTGGCTGGTCCAAGCTGCCTCGCAGGCACAGAAGGCCGTGGACCTGATCCTTGACAATGCCGCCCCCCAGGCATTGCCGGTAGCCGCGTAAACACCCAACAAGGGCCGGGGGATTCCCCCCCCGGCCCGAAGGAGCAAGGATTGTGAAAATTTTTTCTGTCACTGCCGTCAAGGCCAGAGCAACCAATAGTTTCAAAAAGAAGTTTCCCGGCAAGGCTCGTTTTCTTCTCCCTTGGCAGGAGATTGTCACCGTTGAAGAAGATGGAGAAATACAGACACGATACGAGAGGCGAGGCATGTGCGGCCCGTCCTCTCAAGGATCGGTGAAACTCGCCAGAGATTTGGTTTTGTTGGTCAAAATCAACAAGGATTCCGGCGAAATCGTCAATTTTTTCGTCTCAGTAGTCAATTAAACATTCACAAGGAGCAACGACAATGAACAGCGCAGAGAACACCCACGGCCCATGGAGAATTGAACGCCTTGAGAAAGGGAAAGGCCCTATTACGATCAAGGGCGAAGGACCCGGCATAATTGCCTTCGTGTATGGCGAAGAAAATGCTCAGTTTATCGCCACGGCCCCCAACGTCTTGGAGGCCTTGAAGGAAGCCCGGAAGAACTTGGAAGATGCTTACAAAGTCTATCCCGGAAGCCCACCGTGGAAAAACCTTGAAGCCATCGACAAGGCAATTGCCCAAGCCCTGGGCAAAGCATAACCCCCCGCCGGGCAGGGCGGGAAAACTCTAAACACACAAACAACAGGAGAACCCCAAAATGTCTACCGCCGAATACAGGCACACCCCCGGCCCATGGTAT
It encodes:
- a CDS encoding ArdC family protein, whose protein sequence is MATKQKLSVYELVTNRILSIMEENKELPWHKPWAGGSAGRPMSFHSQKAYRGVNVFLLTACGFASPYWLTFKQTQARGGNVMKGQKGCPVVFFKWFKTRDRETGLEKEIPMLRYYTVFNAEQIEGIDFPSTEEKEQTPDFTPIDTAQQIIDAMPCRPEITHMEASASYSSTWDRVNLPKPELFESETEYYCTAFHELVHSTGHETRLNRVEGMNSEYGDHSYSKEELTAEMGAAMLCAEAGILMHTEKNSAAYLKGWSRKLRNNPRWLVQAASQAQKAVDLILDNAAPQALPVAA